One Dokdonia sp. Dokd-P16 genomic window carries:
- a CDS encoding LysM peptidoglycan-binding domain-containing protein: MVKAKYQNVLDLGEKLNIQNGDVKEENGVLHVTGTATNQYEKNQLWDAIKAAGGESPSDIVADIKVADTSVYAKHTVESGDTLGKIAKHYYGDAMKYKEIFEANKDILKNPDVIHPDQNLVIPNL, from the coding sequence ATGGTAAAAGCAAAATATCAAAACGTTCTTGACCTAGGAGAAAAACTTAACATCCAGAACGGAGATGTAAAAGAAGAAAACGGTGTACTTCATGTAACAGGTACTGCTACAAATCAGTATGAGAAAAATCAACTTTGGGATGCAATCAAAGCAGCTGGAGGAGAAAGTCCAAGTGATATTGTAGCCGATATTAAAGTTGCAGACACATCTGTGTATGCAAAACATACAGTGGAAAGTGGAGACACTTTAGGGAAAATTGCAAAGCACTATTATGGTGATGCAATGAAGTACAAAGAGATTTTTGAAGCAAACAAAGACATCTTAAAAAACCCAGATGTTATACACCCAGATCAAAATCTTGTGATTCCAAATTTATAA
- a CDS encoding sigma 54-interacting transcriptional regulator yields MNYETINTLGQLKEAGWISRSIKDELREHLIERLQSGKPTFEGIHGYEHTVIPELERAILSKHNINLLGLRGQAKTRLARQMVNLLDEWMPIVGGSEINDDPLNPISRYATELIEEKGSDTPITWIHRSERFAEKLATPDVTVADIVGDVDPIKAANLKLSYADDRVIHYGMIPRANRSIFVINELPDLQARIQVALFNILQEGDIQIRGFKLRLPLDMQFVFTANPEDYTNRGSIVTPLKDRIGSQILTHYPETVAIARTITDQEANLDERQKTKVHVPNLVKDLIEEIGFVARESEFIDEKSGISARMSITAFQNLMSTAERRMLLSGDSSTTIRYSDLLGIVPAITGKVELVYEGEQEGAGEVAKILIGDATASLFNDYFPKIEKLTKDDEKDPYEEVLAWFFEQSGFELEDTLTNKEYELMLDSITPLDDLIKKYQPEIAKEDTYFLKEFILFGLVEFKKLSKYKLTTGMRFNDLYGSYLSGLA; encoded by the coding sequence ATGAATTACGAAACGATAAATACACTAGGACAACTTAAAGAAGCTGGATGGATATCTCGTAGCATAAAGGATGAGTTACGAGAACACTTGATAGAAAGATTACAGTCTGGTAAGCCTACATTTGAAGGTATACACGGTTATGAGCATACTGTAATTCCTGAGCTTGAGAGAGCTATTCTTAGTAAGCATAACATAAACTTACTAGGATTAAGAGGGCAGGCTAAAACACGTCTTGCACGTCAAATGGTAAACCTACTTGATGAGTGGATGCCTATAGTAGGCGGATCTGAGATTAATGATGATCCACTTAATCCTATTTCTAGATATGCTACGGAGCTTATTGAAGAAAAAGGCAGCGATACTCCAATTACATGGATTCATCGCTCTGAGCGCTTTGCAGAGAAGCTAGCGACTCCAGATGTAACAGTTGCAGATATTGTAGGTGACGTAGATCCCATCAAAGCAGCAAATTTAAAACTGAGCTATGCAGATGATCGCGTGATACACTACGGGATGATTCCTCGTGCAAACAGATCAATTTTTGTAATCAATGAATTACCGGATTTACAAGCTAGAATACAGGTTGCATTATTTAACATCCTACAAGAAGGTGATATTCAAATACGCGGATTCAAATTAAGATTGCCACTTGACATGCAATTTGTATTTACTGCAAATCCAGAAGATTATACAAATAGAGGAAGTATTGTAACACCTCTTAAAGACCGTATAGGTTCGCAAATACTTACTCACTATCCAGAAACAGTAGCTATTGCACGAACCATAACAGATCAAGAAGCAAATCTTGACGAGCGTCAAAAAACGAAGGTTCATGTTCCTAATCTAGTGAAAGACTTAATTGAAGAAATAGGATTTGTTGCTCGTGAAAGTGAGTTTATAGACGAAAAGAGTGGGATAAGTGCCAGAATGAGTATTACAGCTTTTCAAAACCTAATGAGTACTGCAGAGCGTCGTATGTTGCTTTCTGGTGATAGTTCAACTACAATACGCTACTCAGATCTACTAGGAATCGTTCCTGCAATTACAGGGAAGGTAGAACTTGTTTACGAAGGGGAACAAGAAGGAGCAGGAGAGGTTGCCAAAATTTTAATAGGTGATGCAACAGCTTCTTTGTTTAATGACTATTTCCCTAAGATTGAAAAACTCACAAAGGATGATGAGAAAGATCCTTATGAAGAAGTGCTAGCATGGTTTTTTGAGCAAAGCGGTTTTGAACTAGAAGATACGCTTACCAATAAAGAGTACGAACTTATGCTAGATAGTATTACACCCCTTGATGATTTAATCAAGAAATATCAACCTGAAATTGCAAAAGAGGATACGTATTTCTTAAAAGAATTTATACTCTTCGGGTTAGTAGAATTCAAGAAGCTGTCAAAATATAAGCTTACGACTGGTATGCGTTTCAATGATCTCTACGGGTCTTATTTGTCAGGATTAGCATAG